One Primulina tabacum isolate GXHZ01 chromosome 10, ASM2559414v2, whole genome shotgun sequence DNA segment encodes these proteins:
- the LOC142505369 gene encoding GDSL esterase/lipase At2g23540-like — translation MHLLMIHNRRETMAFNFNHYNMKLALVFLIVTMNLSTFGVSQKEDLTKGASFIFGDSLVDAGNNNYLQTLSKANIAPNGIDFKSSGGNPTGRYTNGRTIGDIVGEELGQPHYAVPFLAPNTTGNVVLHGVNYASGGGGIMNATGRIFVNRLSMDIQVDYFNITRKQIDGLLGPSKAREHITKNSIFSITVGSNDFLNNYLLPVISMGARITQSPDAFVDDLINHLRGQLTVRLYQLDARKFVVGNVGPIGCIPYQKTINQLRENECVSLPDKLAVQYNARLKDLLNELNDNLKGATFVHANVYNLVMELITNYAKYGFTTASKACCGNGGQFAGIIPCGPTSTMCSDRDKHVFWDPYHPSEAANIIIAKQLIDGDTKYVSPMNLRQLRDL, via the exons ATGCACCTTTTGATGATTCACAACAGGAGAGAAACAATGGCCTTCAACTTTAATCATTACAATATGAAACTTGCTCTCGTTTTCTTGATTGTTACTATGAATTTGTCTACTTTCGGAGTTTCCCAGAAAGAAGATTTAACGAAAGGGGCATCATTCATTTTCGGCGATTCTTTGGTGGATGCTGGGAACAATAACTATTTGCAGACTCTGTCTAAGGCTAATATTGCGCCAAATGGGATTGATTTCAAGTCCTCCGGTGGGAATCCAACCGGTCGATACACGAATGGAAGAACCATTGGAGACATTGTCG GGGAGGAACTGGGACAGCCACACTACGCAGTGCCGTTTCTTGCCCCGAATACCACCGGTAATGTTGTTTTGCATGGGGTAAATTATGCTTCGGGAGGTGGAGGGATCATGAATGCCACCGGAAGGATTTTT GTGAATAGGCTTTCAATGGACATTCAAGTAGATTACTTCAACATAACAAGGAAACAAATCGATGGGTTGTTGGGTCCATCCAAGGCAAGAGAACACATTACTAAGAATTCCATTTTCTCCATCACGGTAGGGTCCAATGATTTCCTGAACAATTACCTCCTCCCCGTGATATCAATGGGTGCAAGAATAACACAAAGCCCCGATGCATTTGTCGATGATCTCATCAACCATCTAAGAGGTCAACTTACGGTAC GACTATACCAACTTGATGCAAGGAAGTTTGTCGTGGGAAATGTTGGGCCAATTGGTTGCATTCCGTATCAGAAAACCATTAACCAACTCCGCGAGAATGAATGCGTTTCATTGCCAGATAAGCTTGCAGTTCAATACAACGCCAGATTGAAGGATCTTCTGAATGAACTAAATGACAACCTTAAAGGTGCCACATTTGTTCATGCCAATGTCTACAATCTTGTCATGGAACTCATCACAAATTATGCAAAATACG GCTTTACGACTGCAAGTAAAGCTTGTTGCGGCAACGGAGGGCAATTCGCTGGGATAATCCCGTGTGGGCCGACCTCCACTATGTGTTCCGATCGGGACAAGCACGTGTTTTGGGACCCTTACCATCCAAGCGAAGCAGCGAATATTATAATCGCCAAGCAACTAATCGATGGTGACACCAAATATGTATCTCCCATGAACCTCCGGCAACTCCGAGATCTCTAG
- the LOC142505352 gene encoding DNA-directed RNA polymerases II, IV and V subunit 12-like, which translates to MDPLPEPVSYICGDCGQENTLKPVDVIQCRECGYRILYKKRTRRIVQYEAH; encoded by the exons ATGGATCCTCTGCCGGAACCAGTTAGTTATATCTGTGGAG ATTGCGGACAAGAGAACACTCTGAAGCCAGTGGATGTGATTCAGTGCCGTGAATGCGGTTATCGTATTCTTTACAAGAAACGCACCCGCAGAA TTGTCCAATATGAAGCTCATTGA